In Caballeronia sp. SBC1, the DNA window GGTCCGTGCTACTGTATTCGGTTTGGCTTCGTTGACTTCGTACTCTATTTTGTACTTTACTCACCACACCCACTTTCGGGACGCTCTGGACGCTTTATGAAAAAAGTATCGTTGCTGCTTACTCTTGCTTTTATCGCTTCGTCGTCGGCTTATGCTGCTACGGGCGCAACTGAAACGCTTCCTTCCGGCGTCACCGTGACGCAGATCAAGGAAGGCACCGGCGCGCAGCCTACCGCCGCCGACACCGTGACCGTCAACTATCGCGGCACGCTCGCCAATGGCACCGAATTCGACTCCTCGTACAAGCGCGGGCAGCCGGCAT includes these proteins:
- a CDS encoding FKBP-type peptidyl-prolyl cis-trans isomerase, which encodes MKKVSLLLTLAFIASSSAYAATGATETLPSGVTVTQIKEGTGAQPTAADTVTVNYRGTLANGTEFDSSYKRGQPASFPLGQVVPCWTQGLQKMKVGGKAKLVCPPATAYGDRGVGPIPPNSTLTFEVELLKIGN